Genomic segment of Prochlorothrix hollandica PCC 9006 = CALU 1027:
CTGGGATTGGGCCTTCAGTTCCACAGTTGTCAAAAATGGTTCGCCATTGGGGTAAAACACTTGCAGCGTTGCTTGGCTCCAATCCAATTGAATCCCTAACAGAGGGCTGACCCAAGCGTCTTCTGCATCAATCGTCTGAAGGAGATTTTGCTGGCGTACAAACCCTGTAAAGTCATGGCGATCGGGGTCGTATAGATAATATTCTTCGACTCCGTAGCGATCGTAAAACTGAAACTTGCGATGCATTTCCCGCAGCGTATTGCCCGGTGAGAGAATCTCAAATACCACCTGCGGCACAATATTAGCCTCTTGCCATTGGCGATAGGAACCCCGATCGCCCTTGGGTCGCCCAAACACCACAAATACATCCGGCGCAACCCGAATCTCCGGCTTTCCTTCCACCGGATACCACAGCAAATCCCCCGCCACAAACACCTCTGGATTATCCGCAAACAAACACTCTAGGTTTTCCTTAAGCAGGACAATTAGACGAAATTGCTGGGTATTATCAGCCATGGGTTGCCCATCACTGTCGGGATAGTGAATGGGAGGGGCAGAAGCTAAAGTCATACAGCAGTCCTAAATGGGTCGTGTGGTGTGCCCCCGGAGGGGGCACACCACACCAAGGGTTTCAGCCATCGAGATGCCTACAACTGATTTAGGGTTGCTGTAGTTGATAATTAAGGGGGTGTAAGATTGTGGAATGTATCGATCAAGATCCCCAAAATATGATCGACTTGAGTGATAAAATATTCATCAAAATCAATCGTGGCGATTTGGTTTTCATAGCGCAGGAATTTCCAGTTGCTTCCTGTGGTGACAATGCCTAAAATCCAAGGAATAGCATGGCCTTGGCGATTGTTGAAAACTTGAGCCGCAACCATTTCAGCAATACATTGTCCATAGCCCATTTTAATATTTTCGTTCT
This window contains:
- a CDS encoding Uma2 family endonuclease — its product is MTLASAPPIHYPDSDGQPMADNTQQFRLIVLLKENLECLFADNPEVFVAGDLLWYPVEGKPEIRVAPDVFVVFGRPKGDRGSYRQWQEANIVPQVVFEILSPGNTLREMHRKFQFYDRYGVEEYYLYDPDRHDFTGFVRQQNLLQTIDAEDAWVSPLLGIQLDWSQATLQVFYPNGEPFLTTVELKAQSQRAQQQAEQEKQRAEQEKQRADEALRAIAAERERVARLTEQLRALGIEPDL